The Methanosphaera sp. BMS genome contains a region encoding:
- a CDS encoding right-handed parallel beta-helix repeat-containing protein, with product MLKNKMKLFLLFSIIFIALIGVGFATDVDDSINSGSDAAQTVEYDNIDNNEITNSNGDTISGSSIKKDTADKDFSQLSQIIEESDDLTLEDNYIKTEEGNPITINKTISIDGNNHVIDANSNSGLFVIGSDADVTIKNLTIKNTFGEYSAIVNYGKLTLINVNFENVHTNYNASVVSTQSSSSFTMINSSVDNSTCVSGIIELRGSGTNVIQDSNFTNCRANNAVVRLWSQKSVTVDNCRFLNNYATLYGGAINSQGYLIVNNSYFENNTAEVRGGAIALRSGNATIMNNQFVSNKVERENPSFQQQGGAISIDTNNVCLINNTMTGNTAFNGSDIFIRSGNASVLTTEVTDLVAVEDEEFTISVNVHDDNGNTVSGCYVNVIIDTYEYKIYIQDGIGTYLVTDPVASGNYSVNATIYNTTTEKQNIVSGNINITPTTLDNYATVESYIAESDGELTLNNGIKRASSEELITINKDIIIDGNGMNLNANKGRVFNIINANVVIKNLSINNSYGIVATVVNATNSNVTFDNVTLFNHNAYNLGGNVIGILMDINQNSTLTIKNSLIENNTGAIVRTASNLTIDNSTIRNTKKVFGSTDSQGWIILNGGLTITNSLMENNEAQLAGIYSMGQKYPALLENSTFINNTASIGRGGVMESRKNTTVNNCTFIENKVTNSQGREGGVFYNNGEQLNIQSCIFINNTATANGSIIDNYYGTTNVENSVFICQEGISALFNTNEYGKTITANNNYWATNDNPKKFVASGQYWAWDDYDDVYKETAAEVIVDNWIIMTTTTGDLTNINYNDLIELTTTFNKLNNTQGVISDYANTLPGGFTVEYESQKGKFADDVVEVVDGQAINTYTVKSEEFTINVIQNEAVNTITATAAMPEAMEIILNDGNYTEYFDDEGMLKDFITPNSVLKFDSVFKNRDIFINMPVTLTTYTNQAVFENCTIEFAQNSDNSKLTNVIMNNNQTSESIIKVVDTFNITIENITLSQFNTEDSTHAIKVVNSHDVNILSSDITTIGPCSDIDFYGDKGVITSSIVIKESENVLVQDNNITTNATGTSSAYGTIESIQISGSDNNPCDNNRILNNNIITEAKMYTYAIAVSDNANDNLIDSNNITSYGTYYANAVELIQGARRNNVTNNNIYVKAEDVTYGIYVSTNYMAEVTGNVIKYNNITADSSSVYLIELWSTQNNEITYNNFNANNNYVMAIGTYISKNNIISYNNMTLTGKMDGMPVELDNILAETTGIKLTGNSDSNTITYNNITVDNPSDLTNTINITGSKNNIVTDNYLLTKTAAGNDAVYSNDDTNVIENNIPDEVPAKEYTIKVDTTEFTVGSSATIRASIYYGDEVASSLSNGKVYFKVNGKTLKNGQGKIIYAKVVNGVATIEDYEVPESWLKENSSIQAVYSGSADVGKLSSDKEKITVTTESAEPTITTEDVTTTVNQTVTLTATINAAVPVNTGKVVFKVNGKTVKDSNGKVIYAKVVNGQVSVEYTLPENMKAGTYNITATYISSDYGRLEDTKVLTVN from the coding sequence ATGTTGAAAAATAAAATGAAATTGTTTTTGTTATTTTCAATAATATTCATAGCATTGATCGGAGTAGGCTTTGCCACCGACGTTGACGATTCAATCAATTCTGGCTCAGATGCAGCACAAACGGTTGAATACGATAATATTGATAATAATGAAATAACTAATTCAAATGGTGATACAATAAGTGGTTCCTCAATAAAAAAAGACACGGCTGATAAGGACTTTTCACAGTTAAGTCAAATTATTGAAGAATCGGATGACCTCACATTAGAGGATAACTATATAAAAACGGAAGAAGGAAATCCTATAACAATCAATAAGACAATCAGTATTGATGGAAACAATCATGTAATTGATGCAAATTCAAACAGTGGCCTATTTGTTATAGGAAGCGATGCAGATGTAACAATCAAAAACTTAACAATTAAGAATACATTTGGGGAATACTCTGCAATAGTTAACTATGGAAAGTTAACATTGATAAACGTGAATTTTGAAAATGTTCATACAAATTATAATGCATCAGTGGTATCTACCCAGTCAAGTTCATCATTTACTATGATAAATTCATCAGTGGATAACTCCACATGCGTATCAGGAATAATTGAACTTAGGGGTAGTGGAACTAACGTAATTCAAGATTCCAACTTTACCAATTGTAGGGCAAATAATGCAGTTGTTAGATTATGGAGTCAAAAAAGTGTCACAGTGGATAACTGTAGATTCTTAAACAACTATGCAACGTTATATGGTGGAGCGATAAATTCACAGGGATACCTGATTGTAAACAATTCCTACTTTGAAAACAATACTGCAGAGGTTCGTGGTGGTGCAATAGCACTTCGTTCCGGAAATGCAACAATCATGAACAATCAATTTGTATCCAACAAGGTTGAACGTGAAAATCCATCATTCCAACAACAGGGTGGAGCAATATCAATCGATACAAACAATGTGTGCTTGATAAACAATACCATGACCGGAAATACCGCATTCAACGGTTCGGATATATTCATAAGATCAGGTAACGCATCGGTACTGACTACAGAAGTAACAGATCTTGTCGCAGTTGAAGATGAGGAATTTACCATTAGCGTAAATGTCCATGATGATAACGGCAACACAGTATCCGGTTGTTATGTAAATGTAATCATAGATACTTATGAATACAAGATATATATCCAAGACGGAATAGGAACATACCTTGTAACAGATCCGGTAGCATCCGGAAATTACTCCGTAAATGCAACAATATATAACACAACAACTGAAAAACAGAATATTGTTTCAGGTAACATCAATATTACTCCTACAACATTGGATAACTATGCTACGGTTGAAAGTTACATAGCCGAAAGCGATGGGGAATTGACCTTAAACAATGGTATAAAACGAGCTTCATCAGAAGAACTGATAACCATCAATAAGGATATCATCATAGATGGAAATGGAATGAACTTGAATGCTAACAAAGGACGTGTATTCAATATAATTAATGCAAATGTCGTAATTAAAAATCTAAGCATAAACAATTCATACGGCATAGTAGCAACAGTGGTCAATGCCACAAATTCAAACGTAACCTTTGACAATGTAACCTTATTCAATCACAATGCATATAACCTTGGAGGAAACGTGATTGGAATATTAATGGATATCAATCAAAACTCAACATTAACCATTAAGAATTCATTAATAGAAAACAACACGGGAGCAATCGTAAGAACGGCATCAAATCTAACAATAGACAACTCCACGATAAGAAATACCAAAAAGGTTTTTGGTTCAACAGACAGTCAGGGATGGATTATCCTAAACGGTGGATTGACAATAACCAATTCATTAATGGAAAACAATGAAGCACAACTTGCCGGTATATACAGTATGGGACAGAAATATCCCGCATTACTTGAAAACTCAACATTCATAAACAACACTGCATCCATTGGTCGAGGAGGAGTAATGGAAAGCAGAAAGAACACAACAGTAAACAACTGTACCTTCATAGAAAACAAGGTGACAAACTCACAGGGACGTGAAGGAGGAGTATTCTATAATAACGGTGAACAATTAAACATACAGTCATGCATATTCATAAATAACACGGCAACAGCCAACGGATCCATAATAGATAACTACTATGGAACTACAAATGTGGAAAATTCAGTATTCATATGTCAGGAAGGAATCAGTGCATTATTCAACACAAATGAATATGGAAAAACAATTACCGCCAACAACAATTACTGGGCAACAAACGATAACCCGAAAAAATTCGTGGCATCCGGACAGTACTGGGCATGGGATGATTATGATGATGTATACAAAGAAACGGCGGCAGAAGTAATAGTTGACAATTGGATTATAATGACTACTACGACAGGTGATCTGACAAACATAAACTACAATGACCTCATAGAACTAACGACAACATTCAACAAACTAAACAACACTCAAGGAGTAATAAGCGACTATGCAAACACACTACCAGGTGGATTTACTGTTGAATACGAATCCCAAAAAGGTAAATTTGCAGATGATGTTGTAGAAGTGGTTGATGGACAAGCAATAAACACTTATACAGTAAAATCCGAAGAATTCACAATTAATGTAATTCAAAATGAAGCGGTAAATACAATAACCGCTACGGCAGCTATGCCTGAAGCTATGGAAATCATATTGAATGATGGAAACTACACCGAGTACTTCGATGATGAAGGAATGCTTAAGGACTTCATCACGCCAAATTCTGTACTTAAATTTGACTCTGTATTCAAAAACCGTGACATTTTCATCAATATGCCTGTAACTCTTACAACATATACCAATCAGGCAGTATTTGAAAACTGTACAATTGAATTTGCACAAAACAGTGACAACTCAAAATTAACAAATGTCATAATGAACAACAACCAAACATCCGAGTCAATCATAAAGGTAGTGGACACATTTAACATAACGATAGAAAACATCACATTATCACAATTCAATACCGAGGATTCAACACATGCAATAAAAGTTGTAAACTCACATGATGTTAACATATTATCAAGTGACATTACAACAATCGGTCCATGTTCCGATATAGACTTCTACGGCGATAAAGGTGTTATAACATCATCAATTGTCATAAAAGAGTCAGAAAACGTATTGGTACAGGATAACAACATCACAACAAATGCTACTGGAACATCATCAGCCTATGGTACAATTGAATCCATACAGATAAGCGGTAGTGATAACAATCCATGTGACAATAACCGGATATTAAACAACAACATTATAACAGAAGCTAAAATGTACACATACGCTATAGCAGTATCAGATAATGCAAACGACAACCTCATAGACTCAAACAACATAACATCCTACGGTACATACTATGCAAATGCAGTGGAATTAATCCAGGGAGCAAGAAGAAACAATGTGACAAACAACAACATCTATGTAAAAGCAGAAGATGTAACCTATGGTATATATGTATCAACAAACTACATGGCAGAAGTAACAGGCAATGTAATAAAATACAATAACATAACAGCAGATTCAAGCAGCGTATACCTAATTGAATTATGGAGTACGCAAAACAATGAAATAACATACAATAACTTCAACGCCAACAACAATTATGTAATGGCAATAGGAACATACATAAGCAAAAACAACATCATCTCATACAACAACATGACATTAACAGGAAAAATGGATGGTATGCCAGTAGAACTGGACAATATCCTGGCAGAAACAACAGGTATAAAATTAACGGGTAACTCCGATTCAAACACAATCACATACAACAACATAACAGTGGACAACCCATCAGATCTAACTAATACCATAAACATAACCGGAAGCAAAAACAACATAGTAACTGACAACTACCTCCTAACGAAAACCGCTGCAGGAAATGATGCAGTATACTCAAATGACGATACAAACGTAATAGAAAACAACATACCAGATGAAGTGCCGGCCAAGGAATACACCATAAAAGTGGACACGACCGAATTTACAGTAGGAAGTTCTGCAACCATTCGGGCAAGCATATACTATGGTGACGAAGTGGCAAGCAGCCTATCCAATGGAAAAGTATACTTCAAGGTAAACGGCAAAACACTTAAAAACGGCCAAGGTAAAATCATCTATGCAAAAGTCGTAAATGGTGTAGCTACAATTGAAGATTATGAAGTACCGGAAAGTTGGTTAAAAGAAAACTCAAGCATACAGGCAGTATACTCAGGTTCAGCTGATGTAGGCAAGTTATCAAGTGACAAAGAAAAAATCACGGTAACAACAGAATCAGCCGAACCAACAATAACTACCGAGGATGTAACAACAACAGTTAACCAAACAGTTACATTAACTGCTACAATAAATGCTGCAGTACCTGTAAATACTGGTAAAGTCGTATTCAAGGTAAATGGTAAAACAGTAAAAGACTCAAACGGTAAAGTAATCTATGCCAAAGTGGTAAATGGACAGGTAAGTGTAGAATATACGCTACCTGAAAATATGAAAGCTGGTACATATAACATCACGGCTACATACATATCTTCCGACTATGGTAGACTTGAAGATACCAAAGTCTTGACTGTTAACTGA
- a CDS encoding replication factor C large subunit, translating to MKWVEKYAPKSLGEVLGNAKAKAEIEVWAKKWAGGNPQKPLLLMGSPGIGKTTMAHLVGKEYFSETIEVNASDKRSYDILKRTIGEAAQTRSLFNSGYKLLIMDEVDGISGRDDSGGVRAINETIKNTKQPLIMMANDPYSKRLTSIKGKCQAIKFTKIHTNTINAQLKKICDAENIKYDSEVLKQLSKQSNGDLRSAITSLEAIVDSSKTITADSLAVISQKDGEQNVFDTVRTVLKSKTPAHVIDAMRVDTQPQFLIELMAENIPREYERVDEIAKAYEMIALADLNLARAFRTQDYTYWKYAFFFMGRGVAAAKAKTYKKFARYTNSTVYAKLSKSRKNKNLIADVTAKMSKRLHTSPLELEKQIPFYTVMFEDNERAYDFKEYFKLEDEDVKLFRSRKIPASVEKKRIKELQKQQKEEEKAIQKAKKEALKKQKESANQDVLDAVADVAGSDKKTDVEETSKKSKTSKKTLSEDNDSTAKKTKAVKSLEKSTKKQDVVIEDDINDIESSEGGKNTEKEDKKPKSKQTTLFDF from the coding sequence TTGAAATGGGTAGAAAAATATGCACCCAAATCATTGGGTGAAGTACTTGGAAATGCCAAGGCAAAGGCAGAAATCGAAGTATGGGCTAAGAAATGGGCTGGTGGTAATCCGCAAAAACCATTATTACTCATGGGATCTCCAGGTATAGGTAAAACAACCATGGCACATCTTGTAGGAAAGGAATATTTTTCTGAAACAATCGAGGTAAATGCAAGTGACAAAAGATCCTATGACATATTGAAAAGAACAATCGGTGAAGCAGCCCAAACACGAAGCCTGTTTAATTCAGGATATAAACTGTTGATAATGGATGAAGTGGATGGAATAAGCGGACGTGATGATTCAGGTGGAGTACGTGCAATAAACGAGACAATAAAGAATACCAAACAGCCCTTGATAATGATGGCAAATGATCCCTACAGCAAGAGATTGACATCCATAAAGGGTAAATGTCAGGCAATAAAGTTTACCAAAATACATACAAACACTATAAACGCACAGCTTAAGAAAATATGTGATGCAGAGAATATCAAATATGACTCGGAGGTATTAAAACAGTTAAGCAAACAGTCAAACGGGGATTTGCGTTCAGCTATCACTAGCCTTGAGGCCATAGTGGATAGCTCCAAGACCATCACGGCCGACAGTTTAGCAGTTATCTCACAGAAGGATGGGGAACAGAACGTATTTGACACGGTACGTACGGTACTTAAAAGCAAAACTCCCGCACATGTAATTGATGCGATGAGGGTGGATACTCAGCCACAATTTCTCATAGAGTTAATGGCAGAAAACATACCACGCGAATATGAACGTGTTGATGAAATAGCAAAGGCATATGAAATGATTGCACTTGCCGACTTAAACCTTGCAAGGGCATTCAGGACACAGGATTACACATACTGGAAGTATGCATTCTTCTTCATGGGCAGGGGAGTTGCAGCGGCTAAGGCTAAAACATATAAGAAGTTTGCAAGATATACAAATTCCACGGTCTATGCCAAGTTATCCAAAAGCCGCAAAAACAAAAATCTCATAGCCGATGTTACTGCAAAGATGTCCAAGAGACTGCACACCTCACCATTGGAGTTGGAAAAACAGATACCCTTCTATACTGTAATGTTTGAAGATAATGAAAGGGCATATGACTTCAAGGAATACTTCAAGTTGGAAGATGAGGATGTAAAGCTCTTCAGATCACGTAAAATACCTGCATCCGTAGAGAAAAAAAGGATAAAGGAACTTCAAAAACAACAGAAAGAAGAGGAAAAGGCCATTCAAAAAGCCAAAAAAGAGGCTCTCAAAAAACAAAAGGAATCTGCAAATCAAGATGTTCTTGATGCTGTAGCGGATGTTGCAGGAAGTGACAAAAAAACAGATGTTGAAGAAACATCCAAAAAGTCCAAAACTTCCAAGAAGACCTTGTCCGAAGATAATGATTCAACCGCTAAGAAAACAAAAGCTGTTAAAAGCTTAGAAAAATCCACTAAAAAACAAGATGTTGTTATTGAAGATGATATAAACGATATTGAATCAAGTGAGGGTGGTAAAAATACTGAAAAAGAGGATAAGAAACCTAAAAGTAAACAAACCACCTTATTTGACTTTTAA
- a CDS encoding replication factor C small subunit: MNVPWVEKYRPQTLDDVVGQEQIVGRLKRYVEENSMPNIMFTGSAGVGKTTCALALAKALLGEYWQQNFLELNASDARGIDTVRNEIKSFCKLKAVGAPFRIIFLDEVDNMTKDAQQALRREMEMYTKTSSFILSCNYSSKIIDPIQSRCAIFRFAPIKSAQIIKRLQYIAEQENIEADLSALENIVYFTQGDMRRSINILQASTTTDNKVTDETVFDVISRAKPKDVRKIINKAIDKDFMAARDLLRDIMIVDGISGDDLITQIYQEVSQMTAEGLISEEKFVKLMEYMSECDYRIREGANARLQLEALLSKFLLVNT; the protein is encoded by the coding sequence ATGAATGTACCATGGGTAGAAAAATACAGGCCGCAAACATTGGATGATGTTGTAGGACAAGAACAAATAGTTGGAAGATTAAAAAGATACGTTGAAGAAAATTCAATGCCGAACATAATGTTTACAGGTTCAGCCGGTGTTGGAAAAACAACATGTGCACTGGCACTTGCAAAGGCATTACTCGGCGAGTACTGGCAACAAAACTTCCTGGAACTCAACGCTTCGGATGCAAGGGGAATAGACACTGTAAGAAATGAGATAAAAAGTTTCTGTAAACTAAAAGCGGTAGGGGCACCATTTAGGATAATATTCTTGGATGAAGTGGACAACATGACAAAGGATGCTCAACAGGCATTAAGAAGAGAAATGGAAATGTATACAAAAACATCATCATTCATATTGTCATGTAACTATTCCTCAAAAATCATAGATCCGATACAATCAAGATGTGCAATATTCAGATTTGCACCGATAAAATCTGCACAAATAATCAAAAGACTGCAATACATAGCCGAACAGGAAAATATTGAGGCAGACCTGTCCGCTCTTGAAAACATAGTGTACTTCACACAAGGGGATATGAGACGCTCAATAAATATATTGCAGGCGTCAACAACAACCGATAACAAGGTAACAGACGAAACAGTATTTGACGTAATAAGCCGTGCAAAACCGAAGGATGTACGTAAAATTATCAACAAGGCAATCGACAAGGATTTCATGGCCGCAAGAGATCTGCTAAGGGATATCATGATTGTTGATGGAATAAGTGGTGATGATTTGATTACTCAAATCTATCAGGAAGTAAGTCAAATGACTGCCGAAGGATTAATATCCGAGGAGAAATTCGTTAAACTAATGGAATATATGAGTGAATGTGACTACAGAATCCGTGAAGGAGCAAATGCAAGACTTCAACTGGAAGCTTTATTAAGTAAATTTTTACTAGTTAACACATAG
- a CDS encoding SHOCT domain-containing protein, with amino-acid sequence MSFFSSTQIKPEVIPYIQKAHGVGIVKVNNMGKCSAIIDNNKLVLTPYEGSSKVVIPLSEINLIQYDKGNFINEPKLSVGAIGSQFVLAGVDNNDDELNAFYQTLLDLRQKQEKLLTNQKRNDGMPHPNKNVTNPNKLINTENNFREVTNPNNPVPDVINQTNEDMTTQQAEFDPVDEIRRYYELKEDGIITEEEFEQKKKQLLDLN; translated from the coding sequence ATGTCATTTTTTAGTAGCACACAAATAAAACCGGAAGTAATTCCATATATCCAAAAAGCACATGGTGTAGGAATAGTAAAGGTAAACAACATGGGAAAATGCTCAGCCATAATAGACAATAATAAACTGGTTCTAACACCATATGAAGGCAGTAGTAAAGTTGTAATACCGCTGTCAGAGATTAATCTAATACAATATGATAAGGGAAACTTTATCAATGAGCCAAAACTATCAGTAGGTGCAATAGGTTCACAGTTTGTACTGGCGGGTGTGGATAACAATGATGATGAATTGAACGCATTCTATCAAACGTTGCTGGATTTAAGACAGAAACAGGAAAAACTCCTAACCAATCAAAAAAGAAATGATGGGATGCCACATCCAAACAAAAACGTTACAAACCCTAATAAATTAATAAATACTGAAAACAACTTCAGGGAAGTAACCAATCCAAACAATCCCGTACCTGATGTGATAAATCAAACAAATGAGGATATGACGACTCAACAAGCAGAATTTGATCCTGTCGATGAGATTAGAAGATACTATGAGTTAAAAGAGGATGGAATAATAACCGAAGAAGAATTTGAACAAAAGAAAAAACAATTATTGGATTTAAACTAG
- the rnz gene encoding ribonuclease Z yields the protein MELTFLGTASAIPTRSRNHTSIVIKVSNRMLLFDCGEATQKQMMYAQISPMKIDDIYITHLHGDHILGLPGIIQSLAFRGRTRPLNIYGPEGIDELLEHIKKLGFSSINYEIITHTVTGDESTIYKQEDFVVKARKMQHTVIDYAYMIEEIRQPKFLKSKALELNIPPGPLFGQLQAGQEINLDGVIIKPEQVLGPPRKGVKMVFSGDTVPQESMVEFARDVDLLIHEATFSKKYADKALENGHSIAEDAALIAKNANVEQLILTHISNRYTNSDELLEEAKAVFENTVYAHDFMTVIIENKKAVRIINKE from the coding sequence ATAGAATTAACATTTTTAGGCACTGCATCGGCAATTCCTACAAGAAGTAGAAATCATACATCAATAGTAATCAAAGTATCAAATCGTATGCTTTTATTTGATTGTGGAGAAGCAACACAAAAACAGATGATGTATGCACAGATTAGTCCAATGAAAATTGATGATATTTACATCACACATCTGCACGGTGATCACATATTGGGCCTTCCCGGAATTATACAGTCACTGGCATTCAGGGGAAGAACAAGACCATTAAATATCTATGGACCTGAAGGAATAGATGAATTGCTGGAGCATATAAAGAAATTAGGCTTTTCTTCAATAAACTATGAGATAATAACACACACAGTAACCGGTGATGAATCAACAATCTATAAGCAGGAAGACTTTGTTGTAAAGGCAAGAAAAATGCAACACACAGTAATAGATTATGCCTATATGATAGAGGAAATAAGACAACCGAAATTTCTAAAGTCAAAGGCATTGGAATTAAATATTCCTCCAGGACCATTATTCGGACAACTTCAGGCAGGACAGGAAATCAACTTGGATGGTGTTATAATAAAACCGGAACAGGTACTGGGTCCACCACGCAAAGGTGTTAAGATGGTATTCAGTGGAGATACAGTTCCACAGGAATCTATGGTGGAGTTTGCACGTGATGTGGATTTATTGATACATGAAGCCACATTTTCAAAAAAATATGCTGACAAAGCACTTGAAAACGGTCATAGCATAGCTGAAGATGCTGCATTAATAGCAAAAAATGCAAATGTTGAACAGTTAATATTAACACACATCTCCAACAGATACACAAATTCAGATGAATTATTGGAGGAAGCAAAGGCGGTATTTGAAAATACCGTATATGCACATGATTTCATGACGGTCATAATAGAAAACAAAAAAGCTGTAAGGATAATAAACAAAGAATAA
- the nadC gene encoding carboxylating nicotinate-nucleotide diphosphorylase, translating into MTIFSDNRIIENVYDDIGFEDITTNSLVGEEKWAQAEILAKEDGILAGMDVAHYIIDNFGLNISSSFLDGDFINKGDIILEFEGSARDILMVERSILNYLMHLSGIATCVYDTCQRVHEVNPSVRVACTRKTTPGLQKLEKKAVEIGGGDTHRFKLDDCVLIKDNHIQVVGGVIDAIEIAKSKVSFTKKIEIEVEDLDNAIRAAMFGADIVMLDNMNPAQIEEVLNALKSRRLRDDVIIEVSGGIRPDNILEYARLDVDVISSGFITNSTKSLDLSLNIL; encoded by the coding sequence TTGACGATTTTTAGTGACAATAGAATTATTGAAAATGTTTATGACGATATCGGATTTGAAGATATTACAACCAACAGTCTGGTAGGTGAAGAAAAATGGGCACAGGCAGAAATATTGGCCAAAGAGGATGGTATTTTAGCGGGTATGGATGTGGCCCATTATATTATTGACAACTTTGGATTGAATATTTCATCCAGCTTTCTTGATGGGGACTTTATCAATAAGGGAGATATCATTCTTGAATTTGAGGGCAGTGCCAGGGATATTCTGATGGTTGAACGCAGTATCTTGAATTATTTGATGCATCTTAGCGGTATTGCCACCTGTGTATACGATACTTGTCAGAGGGTTCATGAAGTAAACCCCAGCGTTCGCGTTGCATGTACCAGAAAAACTACTCCAGGACTTCAGAAGCTTGAGAAGAAGGCTGTGGAAATTGGTGGTGGAGATACGCATAGGTTTAAATTGGATGACTGCGTCTTAATAAAGGATAATCATATCCAGGTTGTTGGCGGGGTCATTGATGCCATTGAGATTGCCAAGTCCAAGGTCAGCTTTACTAAAAAAATAGAGATTGAGGTAGAGGATTTGGATAATGCCATTAGAGCTGCAATGTTTGGTGCCGATATCGTTATGTTGGATAATATGAATCCTGCCCAAATAGAAGAGGTGTTGAACGCTTTAAAAAGTCGTAGATTGCGTGATGACGTTATTATCGAGGTTAGTGGAGGTATCAGACCGGACAATATTCTTGAATATGCCCGGTTGGATGTTGATGTTATCTCCAGCGGATTCATTACAAACAGTACCAAATCGTTGGACTTGAGTTTGAATATATTATAA
- a CDS encoding TDT family transporter, translating into MKEYIERVPISIGGVILGITAMGNLLYDYISYSREICGTIAVLLGILVVLKLIYYPKYFKKDLNNPILASVIATFSMALMLIANYIAPYIGLKTAYFIWIFAIVLHLFFLANYIQKYVLHFKLENYTAGSFVVFAGVQMIAITAPVFKQEFIGSVAFWFSFICVVCVFIIVCYRYLKIPVAGPVKPIIGVYGAPFSLCAVGYLSSLSPINTYFAVSMYVITKVLYIMIIYKFITYIKYPMYPTYAAYTFPVVINAVTTMKLMKYLTGLGINASLMEVELIIEIAISIVLVVHVLRYFLIVIFEIKSREMIL; encoded by the coding sequence ATGAAAGAGTATATAGAACGAGTACCTATTTCCATTGGAGGGGTTATTCTTGGTATTACTGCCATGGGCAATTTATTGTACGATTATATAAGTTATAGCCGCGAGATATGTGGAACGATTGCAGTACTGCTTGGTATCCTGGTTGTATTAAAATTAATTTACTACCCCAAATACTTCAAAAAAGACCTGAACAACCCCATTCTTGCAAGCGTTATTGCAACGTTTTCCATGGCTTTGATGCTAATAGCAAATTACATAGCACCATATATAGGATTAAAAACGGCCTACTTTATATGGATTTTTGCAATAGTATTACACCTGTTCTTTTTAGCAAATTACATCCAGAAATATGTACTTCACTTCAAACTGGAAAACTACACTGCGGGAAGTTTTGTTGTATTTGCGGGCGTACAAATGATAGCCATTACGGCACCCGTATTTAAGCAGGAATTTATCGGAAGCGTTGCTTTCTGGTTTAGTTTCATATGTGTTGTATGCGTATTTATCATCGTATGTTACAGATATTTGAAAATACCAGTAGCAGGACCGGTAAAACCAATAATAGGAGTATACGGTGCACCATTTAGTCTATGTGCAGTGGGATACCTATCATCGCTTAGTCCAATCAACACATACTTTGCTGTTTCAATGTATGTAATTACAAAAGTACTCTACATTATGATAATATACAAGTTCATAACATACATCAAATATCCCATGTATCCGACATATGCAGCATACACATTTCCAGTAGTGATAAATGCCGTTACAACAATGAAACTGATGAAGTACCTGACAGGTTTGGGGATTAATGCCTCCTTGATGGAAGTGGAGTTGATTATAGAAATAGCAATATCAATAGTATTGGTGGTTCACGTATTAAGATATTTCCTGATTGTCATATTTGAAATAAAAAGTAGAGAAATGATATTATAA